In Ovis canadensis isolate MfBH-ARS-UI-01 breed Bighorn chromosome 3, ARS-UI_OviCan_v2, whole genome shotgun sequence, one DNA window encodes the following:
- the LOC138438200 gene encoding keratin, type II cuticular Hb1-like translates to MTCGSACFSSRSGVRNSSSSVTTQRYCPGRTFSCGSAGGSRPSRCCVTAAPYRGVSCYRGLTGGFSSRSVCGGSRAGSSSRSFGYRSGSPSPPCITSVSVNQSLLKPLNLEIDPNAQRVKNQEKEQIKSLNSKFAAFIDKVRFLEQQNKLLETKWQLYQNQRSCESNLGPLFNGYIETLRREAERVEADTGRLASELNHVQEVLEGYKKKYEEEIALKTTAENEFVKIKQEVNHVYVSKGDLEANAHSLVEEVGFLKTLYEEELRVIQAHISDTSVIVKMDNSRYLNMDSIVAEIKAHYDEIASRSRAEAESWYRSKYEEIKATVNRHGETLRRTKEEINELNRLIQRLTAEIENAKSQNSKLEAAVTQAEQQGEAALNDARGKLAGLEKALQKAKQDMASLVKQYQEVMSSKLGLDIEIATYRRLLEGEEQRLCEGISAVNVSVSSSRGGVVCGDLSGTRTCSISSYGVGACGSSYKKC, encoded by the exons ATGACCTGTGGATCGGCTTGCTTTAGCTCCCGCAGTGGAGTCCGCAATTCCAGCTCCTCTGTGACCACTCAAAGGTACTGTCCTGGTCGCACCTTCAGCTGCGGCTCAGCCGGCGGATCCAGGCCCAGCCGCTGCTGCGTCACGGCTGCTCCTTACCGCGGTGTCTCCTGCTACCGCGGCCTCACTGGGGGCTTCAGCAGTCGCAGTGTCTGCGGGGGCTCCCGTGCTGGTTCCAGCAGCCGCAGCTTTGGGTACCGCTCTGGCAGCCCCAGCCCTCCCTGCATCACCTCCGTGTCAGTCAACCAGAGCCTCCTCAAGCCCCTCAACCTGGAGATCGACCCCAATGCACAGCGCGTAAAGAACCAGGAGAAGGAGCAGATCAAGAGCCTCAACAGCAAGTTTGCTGCCTTCATTGACAAG GTGCGCTTCCTGGAGCAGCAGAACAAGCTGCTGGAGACCAAGTGGCAATTGTACCAGAACCAGCGCAGCTGCGAGAGCAACCTGGGGCCCCTGTTCAATGGCTACATCGAGACACTGAGGCGGGAGGCTGAGCGTGTGGAGGCCGACACTGGGAGGCTGGCCTCAGAGCTCAACCACGTGCAGGAGGTGCTGGAGGGCTACAAGAAGAA GTATGAAGAGGAGATCGCCCTGAAGACCACGGCAGAGAATGAGTTTGTCAAAATCAAGCAG GAGGTTAACCATGTCTATGTGAGCAAGGGAGATCTGGAGGCCAACGCACACAGCCTGGTAGAGGAGGTGGGCTTCCTGAAGACCCTGTATGAAGAG GAGTTGAGAGTCATTCAAGCCCACATCTCAGACACCTCGGTCATCGTCAAGATGGACAATAGCAGGTACCTGAACATGGACAGCATTGTCGCCGAGATCAAGGCTCACTATGATGAAATCGCCAGCCGCAGCCGGGCCGAGGCTGAAAGCTGGTACCGCAGCAAG TATGAAGAGATCAAGGCCACAGTGAATCGGCATGGGGAGACTCTGCGCCGCACCAAGGAGGAGATCAATGAGCTCAACCGCCTGATCCAGAGGCTGACAGCTGAGATTGAAAATGCTAAGAGCCAG AACTCCAAGCTGGAGGCCGCAGTGACCCAGGCGGAGCAGCAGGGCGAGGCGGCCCTTAATGATGCCCGGGGCAAGCTGGCGGGGCTGGAGAAAGCCCTGCAGAAGGCCAAGCAGGACATGGCCAGCCTGGTCAAGCAGTACCAGGAGGTGATGAGCTCCAAGCTGGGCCTGGACATCGAGATCGCCACCTACAGGCGCCTGCTGGAGGGCGAGGAGCAGAG GCTGTGTGAAGGCATCAGTGCTGTGAATGTCA GTGTGAGCAGCTCCCGGGGTGGAGTTGTATGTGGTGATCTCTCAGGCACCCGTACCTGCAGCATCAGTTCCTATGGGGTGGGAGCCTGTGGCAGCAGCTATAAGAAGTGTTGA